The Marivirga salinae DNA window TCTTTCCCAGAACTTAGGTGCTTCAGCAGGATTATAACCTGCTAATGCCATAAATTTAATCCCTAACTCATCTGCTTCAGATTCATGCAACCGACTAAAAGGCAAAACCCCTAACACTGTACTTCCACCAGTATAAGCCATCATAGCTAAAGATTGAGTTTGTTCAGGTTGTTGCTGAAGTGCTACGCTTAATGCCACACCACCAAGTTGCTGCATTAAAGCTTGACTCATTCTCTCACCACCATGTTTAGCAATAGCATGAGCTACCTCATGCCCCATTACTACGGCTATACCAGCTTCGTCCTGACAAACCGGTAATATACCTTCATAAAAAGCTACCTTCCCTCCTGGCATACACCAAGCATTTACAACATTCTCAGCAATAAGATTAAATTCCCATTTAAAACCCTCTGTTGCATCTTTAAAATTATTTTCATTCAAATACTGTTCTACTGCCTTCTTAATTCGATTCCCCACATCTCTTACCATTTCAACTTGTTCAGTATTATTTGACAGTTTACTTTCTTTTAATACTTGATCATAGGAAGTAAAACTTGAAGAGTTTAATTGACTATTGGGAATCACGTTAAATTGGTTACGATCAGTCAGCGGAACTTTCTTGCAAGCCATAAGGATTGAAACAAGAATTAAAATGCTTAATATTTTTTTCATAATCACTTTTTTTATCAGGATAGGTTGTAAAATTACAGTTTAACATCCCTTAAACACAATCTTAAAGATTTCTTTTAATATTTAACGTAGCTTTCATTTTTATAGTTAAAAGAAAGCATATTTTTGTGTAAAATTTCTCAAATGAAGATACTGGCTATAGGCAGAAATTACGGAGATCATATAAAAGAGCTTGAAAATGAGCGACCTGACGAGCCTGTAATTTTCACAAAACCAGATACTGCCCTCCTTAAAAATAATGATCCTTTTTATTATCCTCCTTTTAGTAATGACATTCACCATGAAGTAGAGTTAATAATTAGAATTTGTAAAGAAGGTAAATTTGTAAAAGAAGAACACGCTCATAAATATTATGATAAAATTGGTTTAGGAATTGATTTCACCGCTAGGGATTTACAATCGAAAGCTAAAGAAAAAGGCTTACCCTGGGACATTGCCAAAGGGTTTAATGGCTCTGCTCCCATTTCGGAATGGTTAGAGAAAAAGGAATTTGAAGATCTACAGAAGGTGAATTTTTCACTTAAAGTAAATGGTGAACTAAAACAAGAAGGAAATTCGGCATTAATGTTGTTCCCTATTGATTACATCATTTCATATTTATCGAAATTTTTCACTTTAAAGACAGGAGATATTATCTTTACAGGCACTCCAAAAGGAGTTGGACCAGTATCAATAGGCGATAAATTGGAGGGTTATATTGAAAATCAAAAATTATTGGATTTTGAAATTAAATAAACATAAAGTATCACTACTGCTATTTTTATTCAGCTGGCCAATTGCTGTGCTAGCTCAAAATTCTGACCCTTATACTTTTCCAATTCGACCAAACAAAACTAATTTTCTATCGGGTACGATGGGGGAGTTACGTTCTTCTCATTTTCATGCAGGAATCGATATTAAAACAGGTGGCAAAATAGGTGAGCCAGTACATGCAACCAAAAGAGGCTATATCACTAGAATAAAAGTCTCCACTTCGGGTTATGGAAATGCACTTTACATGCTTCATCCAGATGGAAATACTTCTGTTTATGCTCATTTGGATGAATATGCTCCAGAAATTCAAGAATATGTAAAACAGGAGCAGTACAAGCAACAAACTTTTGAAATTGAATTATTTCCTAAACCCTATCAATTTGCTTTTAAGTCACAAGAAGTAATTGGGCTTTCTGGAAACACAGGTGGTTCTTTAGGACCACATCTTCACTTTGAGATAAGAGATTCGCAACAAAGAGTCTTAAATCCCTTACACTATGGCTTTGATGAAGTTAAGGATAACATCCCTCCTATTGTACAAGGCTTTGCCATCAGACCAATGAATTTGAATTCAAGAGTCTCAAATGA harbors:
- a CDS encoding M48 family metallopeptidase; its protein translation is MKKILSILILVSILMACKKVPLTDRNQFNVIPNSQLNSSSFTSYDQVLKESKLSNNTEQVEMVRDVGNRIKKAVEQYLNENNFKDATEGFKWEFNLIAENVVNAWCMPGGKVAFYEGILPVCQDEAGIAVVMGHEVAHAIAKHGGERMSQALMQQLGGVALSVALQQQPEQTQSLAMMAYTGGSTVLGVLPFSRLHESEADELGIKFMALAGYNPAEAPKFWERMKAQSGGAPPEFLSTHPSNKTRIDDLNKLLPEAKKYYERSNKVNNNPIPNLGNISNTQEKNSGEKTEIKMKIEN
- a CDS encoding fumarylacetoacetate hydrolase family protein — its product is MKILAIGRNYGDHIKELENERPDEPVIFTKPDTALLKNNDPFYYPPFSNDIHHEVELIIRICKEGKFVKEEHAHKYYDKIGLGIDFTARDLQSKAKEKGLPWDIAKGFNGSAPISEWLEKKEFEDLQKVNFSLKVNGELKQEGNSALMLFPIDYIISYLSKFFTLKTGDIIFTGTPKGVGPVSIGDKLEGYIENQKLLDFEIK